The Pseudomonas oryzicola genomic sequence GCCCGGTTGAAGTGGCAGGCCAGGCCGCTGCCGATCAGCCACTGGCCGATCTGGCTGGCACCGTGGGGCAGGGCAATCTGCAGGTTGCCCGCCAGGCTCAGCGTAGCCGCCACCAGCAATGGCCCGAACAACCACGGGTTGGGTTGGCGCAAGCGCTGCCAGAGCAACGCAGCGGCAACCCCCAGCGGAGCGATTACTGCCAGCCAACCCCAGCTCACGCTGCCGGTGTGATTCATCGGCACCCCATCACCCAGCAGAAACTTGAACAGCGCCGGTACGCACAGCACCACGGCGAGGACACGCAGGCTCTGCGCCGCCGCCACCTGGCTGAGCACCGCGCCATTGCGTGCGCCAAGGTTGACCATCTCCCCCGAGCCGCCGGGCATGCTGGCGAAGAACGCCGTTGCGCGGTCTTCGCCGCTGCGCCGCAGCAGCCAGACGCTGATCACGCTGGACAGGCTGATGAACAGCGCGCCGAAGAAGATCAGCGCGAAATGGCTGGCCACCTGCTCGATCACCGCCGGGGTGAAGTGCAGGCCGATACCGATGCCGATGATGCATTGCCCGCATTTGCGCCCGTTGGGGATTTCCGGCAGTTGCCAGGGCGTCAGGCAGCGCACCAGGATGATCGCCAGCAGCGAGCCGACCATCCATGGCAAAGGCCAGCCGACCTTGCTGGCGGCGAAACCGCCAGCAAGGCCGACCAGCCCGGTCACGACAAACAGCGGCAACCCACGGTCAGGCATCGGCCATCGCTCGGCGCTGCAGGCTGCGTTTGCGCCAGCTGCGCAGCAGCGGCAGGGTCAGCATGCAGATAGTCAGCACCCATACCGACATGCTGATCGTGCTCGACCAGAGGATGCCCAGCTCACCGTTGGAGATCGACAGCGCCCGACGCAGGTTCTGCTCCATCAGCCCGCCGAGGATGAAACCGAGCAGGATCGGCGACAGCGGGAAGTCCAGCTTGCGCAGGATGTAGCCCATGATGCCGATGCCGACCATCAGGAACAGGTCGAAAGTGGTGGCATGCACCGCATACACACCGATCGCGGTGATGATGGCGATCACCGGCACCAGTGCCCAGTTCGGCACGGCGAGGATGCGGGTAAAGATGCGGATCATCGGAATGTTGAGGATCACCAGCATGATGTTGGCGACGAACAACGAGGCGATCAGGCCCCAGACGATGTCGGGCTGCTGTTCGAACAACAGCGGGCCGGGGGTGATGTTGTACAGGGTCAGTGCACCGATCATCACCGCCGTGGTACCCGAGCCGGGTACGCCCAGCGTCAGCATCGGCACCAGGGCACCGCAGCAGGATGCGCCGATGGCGGTTTCCGGGGCGGCCAGGCCGCGGGCATCACCCTTGCCGAAATTGCCTTTTTCGCCTGCCAGGCGTTTTTCGGTCATGTAGGCCACGGCGCTGGCCAGCGTTGCACCGGCGCCTGGCAGCACGCCCATGACGAAGCCCAGCAGGCCGCAGCGGATGTTGACCACGAACACCGAGGCGGCTTCCTTGAGGTTGAACAGCATGCGCCCGGTGGCCTTGACCGCCTGGTGGCCATGGTGGGTCTTTTCCAGCAGCAGGAGGATTTCGCTGATGGAGAACAGGCCCAGCACCAGCACCACGAACTGGATGCCGTCGGCCAGGTGCACGCTGTCGCCGGTGAACCGGTATACGCCACTGTTGGCATCGATACCGACGGCTGACAGGAACAGGCCGATCAGTGCGGCGATGAAGGTTTTCAACGGCTTGTCACCGGCCATGCCGCCGAGGGCGACGATGGCGAAGACCATCAGCACGAAGTATTCCGCCGGTCCGAAGGCAATCGCCCATTTGGCCAGCAGCGGAGCGAACAGCACCATGCCGCAGGTGGCGATCAAAGCACCGATGAACGAACTCCATGCCGACAGTGACAGCGCCACGCCAGCCAGGCCGTTGCGAGCCATCGGGTAACCATCGAGGGTGGTCATCACGGTCGAGGCCTCACCCGGGATGTTCAGCAGGATCGAGCTGATACGGCCGCCGTATTCGCAGCCCAGGTACACCGCTGCCAGCAGGATCAGCGCCGATTCCGGTGGCAGGCCGAGAGCGAAGGCGATGGGGATCAGCAGGGCCACGCCGTTGATCGGGCCCAGGCCAGGCAGCAGGCCGACCACCGTGCCGATCAGCGTGCCGGTAAGGGCGGTGACCAGGTTGTAAGGGGACAGGGCGACGCCGAAGCCCTGGCCCAGGTAGCTCAAGGTATCCATGTGTCAGTTCTCCAGTACGCTCAGCAGGCCAAGGGGCAGGGGCACGTCCATCACGCGGTCGAACAGCCAGTAGAGGAACAGGCTCATGCCTGCCACCACGATGAAGCTGTGCAGCCAGCGACCGCCGTACAGGCGGGCCATGGGCACGCCGATCAGGATGGCACTGAGGATGAAGCCCAGGGCTTCGAAGGTGCTGGCGAACACGATCAGCAGGCCGACGCAGGCGCTGATCTTGATCAGGGTCTCGCGGTCCAGTTCCGGCTCGTCGTCCTTGCGTACGATGGGCGTGGGGCGGAACACCAGGTACAGCAGGCCCAGGCCCATCAGCCCGAGCATCAGCAGCGGATAGGCGCGCGGGCCCACCGGCTCATAGGAAAACGCCGCCTGGTAGGGCCAGGCCATCACGGCCAGGGCGGCGCACACTGCCAGCAGGACCAGGGCGAAGATGCGTTGCAGGATCATTTTAGAGTCCTCATGAAACGCGGCCCTGCGGAGCGGGCGTGCCCGCTCCACAGGGATCGGTGAAGGGATGCGGCTTACTGGATCAGGCCGAATTCCCGGGCCAGGGTCTTGTAGTCAGCCACCTGCTTCTTCACGTAGCCGTCCAGCTCTTCGCCGGTCATGGCGAACGGGAACAGCTCGCGCTGGTCACGCAGCTTGGCGAAGTCCTCCGAGGCCAGCATCTTGTCGAACGACTGCTTCCACCAGGCGTAGTCTTCGTCGCTCACCTTTGGCCCCAGGTAGAAGCCGCGCACCACTGGCCAGACGATGTCGTAGCCCTGTTCCCTGGCGGTGGGGATGTCTCTCATCTCGGGTTCGTTGAGGCGGTTTTCCGCGAACACCGCGAGAATGCGCATGTTGCCGCTCTGGATGTGTGGCATGGAGTCGGAGATGTCGGTCGAGCCCACCTGGATGTGCCCGCCCAGCAGTGCCGTGGCGATTTCGCCACCGCCTTCCAGGGCCACATAGCGCAGGTCACGCGGGTTGATGCCGGCCGCCTTGGCGATCAGCGCGGTCTGCATCCAGTCCTGGCTGCCAACGGTACCGCCCGAGCCGATCACCACCTTGCTCGGGTCTTTCTTCAGTGCCGCGACCAGGTCGTCGAGGGTCTTGTAGGGCGAATCGCTCTTCACCGCGATGGCGCCGTAGCTGGTACCGACGGCGGCCAGCCATTTCACTGCGTTTTCGTCAAAGCGGCCGAACTTGCCCTGGGCCAGGTTCAGCAACGAGCCGCTGGACCAGGCCACCAGAGTCCCGGCATCGGCCGGGCGCTGGGCGACCACCGCGTTGTAGGCGACCGCGCCGACACCGCCTGGCATGTAGGTGACGCGCATCGGCTTGCTGAGGATCTTTTCCTGCACCAGGGCGCTTTGCACCAGTTTGCAGGTCAGGTCGAAGCCGCCACCGGGCGAGGCGGGGGCAATGCATTCAGGGCGTTTCGGTTCGCCAGCGAGGACGTTGCCGGCCAGCAGCAGGCAGCCGGTGGCAAGGGCGAGGCGGCGCAGGGAAAAAGTCATCGTTCATCTCCGTAAGCGTTGTTGTTATCGGTTTACCGCTGTTGGGTTAGTGCGATCGGATTACCACAGCGCCACGCTGTAGCTCACCAGCAGCCTGACTTCATCGGCATCACGGGCGAAATTGGAGCGGAAGGTGGCGTTGCGCAGGCGTACGGCAACGTTTTTCAACGGGCCGCTTTGCACCACGTACTTCATTTCGGTATCGCGTTCCCATTCCTTGCCCTCGCCACCGGCGGCGCGGCTGACATTGTCGCCGCTGATGTAGCGGGTCATGAACGTCAGGCCGGGTATGCCGAGCGCGGCGAAGTTGTAGTCGTAGCGCGCCTGCCAGGAGCGCTCGTCGGCGTTGGCGAAGTCGTTGATCTGGACGAAGTTGACCAGGTACGGGTCGGCGCCATCGACGTAAGGGAAGGCACTGTCGCCGGACAGCTGTTGCCAGGCGGCGCTGACCTTGTGCCCGCCCAGGGCATAGCTGAGCATGCCGTTGATGGTGGTGTTGTCGATGTTGCCGGCCTTGCCGGCGCCGGCGTCGTCACTCACGGCCAGGCGCAGGTCGGCGCCGAAGGTGCCCGGGCCCCACGGCTGGGTGGCGAGCATGCCGATGAAGTGCTGGCGGTAGATGTCGTCCAGCTGGGCGAAGTGGTAGCTGCCGGTGATGCGGTCGGTGAACTGGTAGTCGAGGCCGGCCAGGTCCAGGTTGTCAGCGCTGAACGAGCCGCCAAAGCGCCCGTTCTTGTTGTTCAGCGCCAGGTCTTCCCAGTTGGTGTCGTTGCGGTCCTTGGCCTTGTCCAGGCGGCCGCCGGTGAAGGTCAGGCCCTTGATCTCCTTCGAAGTGAGCAGGCCGCCTTCAAAGGTTTGCGGCAGGATGCGCCCGTCGTTGGGCTGCAAGGTGGGCAGTTCCGGGATCAGGGTACCGATCTTGAGTTCGCTCTGTGACACCTTCACCTTGCCGGTCAGGCCCAGCTTGGAGTATTCGTCGGCGGCCTTGCCGTCATCGTGGGTCGGCAGCAGGCCGGTATCGGTGCGGTCGGGGCTGGAGTCGAGCTTGATGCCAAGCATGCCCAGCGCATCCAGGCCGAAGCCTACGGTGCCATCGGTATAGCCGGACTCGAAGTTGAGGATGAAGCCCTGGGCCCATTCGTCGCGCTTGGACTGCTGCGCGCTGGTGCCGTCGCGGAAGTCGCGGTTGAAGTACATGTTGCGGGTTTCGAAGGTGGCCGTGCTGTCTTCGAAGAAGGCGGCCTGGCTCATCGGGGCGACACCGGCAAGCGCAAGGGCGCTGGCGATGGCAGAAGGGCGTGCGGCAAAGGAACGGGTAGGCGTGAACGCCTGCGGCTGCAATGACAGCATCACTGATGGCTCCGATTATTGTTCTTATTCGTTGCACCTTGCTGGTGCTTTTTCGGCGCGAAGGGCGACCGTGGTGCGATGCTAGGTAATCAACCTTTCGCTAACCTTTCAGCGTGAAAGGTTTGTCGACGGGGGCTTCACAGGCTTGTCGACAGCGGTACACTCCGCGCCACCGCCCCACCCGAGCAGGGAGAAACCGATGCGTGTGCTGCTGGTCGAAGACCACCTGCAACTGGCCGAAAGCGTGGCCCAGGCCTTGAAGAGCCATGGCCTGACCGTGGACGTGCTGCATGATGGCGTGGCCGCCGACCTGGCCCTGGCCAGCGAGGAATACGCCGTGGCCGTGCTGGATGTCGGCTTGCCGCGCATGGACGGCTTCGAGGTGCTGGCGCGCCTGCGCGGGCGCGGCAAGACCTTGCCGGTGTTGATGCTCACCGCACGCAGCGACGTCAAGGACCGTGTCCACGGGCTGAACCTCGGGGCTGACGACTACCTGGCCAAGCCGTTCGAACTGACCGAGCTGGAAGCCCGGGTCAAGGCCTTGTTGCGCCGCAGCGTGCTCGGTGGCGAGCGCCAGCAACGCTGCGGGCCGCTGGTATACGACCTGGACACCCGGCGTTTTGCCCTGGGTAACGACAACCTCACCCTGACCTCGCGCGAACAGAGTGTGCTGGAAGCGTTGATCGCCCGCCCGGGCCGGGTGATGAGCAAGGAGCAACTGGCTGCCCAGGTGTTCGGCCTGGATGAAGAGGCCAGCCCTGACGCCATCGAGATCTATATCCACCGGTTGCGCAAGAAGCTCGATGGCCACCCGGTTGCCATTGTCACCTTCCGCGGCCTGGGCTACCTGCTCGAGCACCGCGATGCGTGACAACGGCAGCCTGCGCGGGCGCTTGCTCGGCAACCTGGCCTTGCTGTTGGTGGTGCTGATGCTGGCCAGCGGCCTGAGCGCCTACTGGAATGGCCGCGAGGCTGCCGACACGGCTTATGACCGCACTTTGCTGGCTTCGGCGCGGACCATTGCCGCAGGCCTGTCCCAGCGGGACGGTTCGCTCAGTGCCGACGTGCCTTACGTAGCCCTGGACACGTTTGCCTACGACAGTGCCGGACGCATCTATTACCAGGTGCTGGATATCCAGCAGCGGCTGATCTCCGGCTACGAGAACTTGCCGCCACCGCCGCCGGGCACGCCGCGTACCGATGACTACCCGGCACTGGCGCGGTTCTACAACGCCACCTACCTGGGCCAGGACGTGCGTGTGGTCAGCCTGTTGAAGCCGGTGAGCGAACCCAACATGAACGGCATGGCGGAAATCCGCGTGGCCGAGACCGAGGAAGCGCGGGTGCGCATGGCCCGTGGCTTGATGGCCGATACCCTGCTGCGTCTGGGCATGCTGGCGCTGGGTGCGCTGGTGCTGGTGTGGTTTGCCGTGAGCGCCGCATTGCGGCCACTGGAGCGCTTGCGTACGGCGGTTGAAGAGCGCCAGCCTGACGACTTGCGGGCTTTGCCGGTGGTGCAGGTGCAACATGAGCTGGGCCCGCTGGTACGGGCCTTGAACCACTTCACCGAACGCTTGCGCGGGCAGTTCGAGCGCCAGGCCCAATTCATTGCCGACGCCGCTCACGAATTGCGCACGCCGCTGGCCGCGCTCAAGGCCCGGGTCGAGCTGGGCTTGCGCTCAGCGGAGCCAGAGGAATGGCGGCAGACCTTGGAATCCGCAGCCCAGGGCACCGATCGGCTGACTCACTTGGCCAACCAACTGCTGTCACTGGCGCGGGTCGAGAACGGCGCGCGGGCGATCGCCGAAGGCGGCGCGCAGCGCCTGGACCTGAGCCAACTGGCGCGCGAACTGGGCATGGCCATGGCCCCGCTTGCACACAAACGTGGGGTGGCGCTGGCCCTGGAGGCCGAAGCACCGGTTTGGCTCAAAGGCGAGCCGACGCTGCTCAACGAACTGTTGAGCAACCTGGTGGATAACGCCCTGGCCCATACGCCAGTCGGCGGCAACGTGATCTTGCGGGTGCTGGCGCCAGCTGTGCTGGAGGTTGAGGACGATGGGCCGGGGATTCCCGAGGCCGAGCGCGAGCGGGTGTTCGAACGCTTCTATCGGCGCAGTGCGCAGGGAAGCGGGCTCGGGTTGGCGATCGTTGGCGAAATCTGCCGGGCGCATCTGGCTCAAGTGAGCCTGCATGATGGCGAGAAGGGCGGGTTGCGGGTGCGGGTGAGTTTTATCGCTGATTGATGTGTTGCCTGTGCCGGCTCTTCCGCGGGTTTGGCCGTGAAGAGCCGGCGCAGGCTGATATCGGTCAGCGCAACATGCTCCGCGCATCGATCAGTTCTCCAACCTCCAGCTCGGTGCCGAACGGCAGGCCGAGGTGGCGGTACGCCGGCAGGGCCACCAACGGCCGATGGCGCCCGGGCTGGCTGATGCAGCGGGCGATCTGCACGATGTCGATATAGTCGATACTGTCGGTCTGCCGGTCCAGGTCTTGCACTTGGCTCGGCAGTTTGACCAGTTGCTCCGGAAACTCCCACGCCTTGAGAATCTTGTCCCCCAGCACCGGCTGGATGTGCTCGATCACGTAATGCAGGCACACCGGGTCGGACAGCAGCTCATTGTGCTCTTCGGCGTAGATCAGCACCGGCAGCGCACCAATCTGGTGGACCAGCCCGCCGAGGGTGGCCTGGTCGGGCTTTAGCTGAGTAAAACGCCGACAGATTTCGTAGCTGATACCCGCCACGTCCAGGCTGTTGGCCCAGATATCGCGTAGCTTCTGTTCGACCGCCGGCGCGCGGGCGTGAAAAATCTGCTCGATGACCAGGCCAATGGCCAGGTTGCAGCTGTAATTGACCCCCAGCCGCGTGATGGCAGTGTGCAGATCGGTGACTTCGACCGCCGCGCGCAGCAGCGGGCTGTTGACGACCTTGATCAGGCGCGCCGAAAGCGCCGCATCGCGACCTATCACCTTGCTCAGGGCTGCTACGCTGATTTCGCTGTCTTCCGCTGCCTCGCGGATGCTCAGGGCAACCTCCGGCAGGGTCGGCAGGACCAGGTCATCCTTTTCGATGGCCTCGAGCAATTGTGCTTGAACCATCTCTGCCAGCTTGTTCATGGGCGTGTCTACCGCAGTGGTGGTGCGGCCCCGCCACAGAGGCGGGGCAGGCTGGTCAGCGCTGGATTTCCCGGTCGCGATCCAGTTCATAGGGCAGGCTCAATACCTGCAGGCGCGGGCCGCCGAGGCTGCCCAGGTGCAGGTTGTCGTCGTCCACCGCTTCGGCGCTGAGCACCGCGAGCAGCTCGCAGCCCGTGCCCGTGCTGGCAGCCAGGACCACTTCACCGACCGACGAGCCATGGGTGGGCGAGAAAATCTCCTCACCCGGAGCTGGAATGGCCTGTTGGTCCAGGGCCAGGCGGTACTGGCGGCGCTTGAGCTTGCCCAGGTATTGCATGCGGGCGACGATTTCCTGCCCGGTGTAGCAGCCTTTCTTGAAGCTGACGCCATCAACGGCCTGCAGGTTGATCATTTGTGGAATGAACAGCTCACGGGTCGGTCCCATGACCTGGCCGATACCGGCACGAACTTGCCCCAGCAGCCAGTCGTTGAGGCTGCCTTCGGGCAGGGCGGCGGCCAGGGCCTGGTGTACCCTGCCAGCGTCATCGGCGGGCGCCCACAACTCCACGCGGCCAGCAGAAACGGCGATCGCGATCAGGCCTGCATGCCGGGCGGTGCTGCCGGCTGCTGCGGGTACGTCGAGCCCCAGCGCCTGCAAAGCCGTATCGCCACCCTGCAAACCGAAACGTGCCCATGCGGCGCTCTCATCGGCCAGTGTGGCCTTGGAGAACACCGCGTACTTCTTCAGGTCGGCCAACTGCGCGTCGAGCAGCTCGCTGGCCATGGCCAGCAGGTAACCGTTGCCCTCGGGCAGGATGCGGAAACTTGACTGCATGCGCCCCTTGACCATGCAGCGGGCGCCGAGGCTGGCATGTTGCTGGCTGAGGTAGTTGATGTTGCAGGTCAGCTGGCCCTGCAGGAACTTGCCTGCATCGGAGCCGCGGACGGCGAGGATGCCCTCGTGGGACAGGGGGCAGAAGAAAGCGGAATCGGCCATGGGTCATCGCGGTGGCTTAAAGACTGGCGGCCATCATAGAACGCCGGTAACAAAATAGGTAGGTGACTAGACCAACGCCCGGTGTCGCTTCGCTCGCCTGGCTGTATACTGGCGGGCCATTCGAGGAGGGCCCCATGGTCGAACAAACTGAACTCAACCGGCTTTTCTGGCACAGCCGCCGTGGCATGCTGGAGCTGGACGTCCTGCTGGTACCTTTCACCCAGGAAGTCTATCCCACGCTCAACCAGGCCGACCGCGAACTCTACGTGCGTCTGCTGAGCTGCGAAGATCAGGACATGTTCGGCTGGTTCATGGAGCGCACCGAGTCCGAAGACCCGGAGCTGCAGCGCATGGTCCGCATCATCCTGGACCGTGTCCAGCCCAAGTGAGTGTTTCGAGTGCCGCTGGCAAGGCTCGTGCCTGCTGCTGACGGCCTACCTGGGTTGCCAGGTGCTGGCGTGGCTCGCCATATGGGCGAGCCCGCTGTCCGGGTGGCAGGCCCTTGCCGTTGCCGCCGCCTGTATCGCCCACGCTGGCTGGGCCATTCCCCGACGTATTCTGCTGACCCATGAGCATGCCGTGACTGGCCTGCGCCGTGATGCGCGCGGCTGGTACGTGTTCAGCCGTGCCCTCGGCTGGCAGCCGGTGCGCTTGTGCCGCGACAGCGTGGCGTTGCCGGCGCTGGTAGTGTTGCGTTTCGAGCGGGCGGGGCGTTGGCTGGGGCAGAGCCAGTGTGTGCCGGGGGATGCGCTGGGGGCTGATGAGCACCGGCGCTTGCGGGTGCGGTTGAAGTTCAGCCGGCGCCGCTGGGCTGAAGTGAGCCGGGCATAGATTCGGGTTGCCTTCTTGGCGCGGGCAAGCCCGCGAAGAAGGCGATGCCGATCTCAGAGCGGGCTGAGGATGGTGTCCCTGGCCTCGGCCAGCATCCCCGGGTAGTCCAGCGTGTAATGCAGCCCGCGGCTTTCCTTGCGCTGCATGGCCGAGAGGATCATCAGCTCGGCCACCTGCGCCAGGTTGCGCAGTTCGATCAGGTCGCGGCTGACCTTGTAGTTGCTGTAGAACTCATCGATTTCGTCCAGCAGCAGGCGAATGCGGTGCTGGGCCCTCTGCAGGCGCTTGCTGGTGCGCACGATGCCGACGTAGTCCCACATGAAGCGCCGCAGCTCATCCCAGTTGTGCGCGATGATCACGTCTTCGTCCGAGTCGGTGACCTGGCTGGCGTCCCAGCCGGGCAGGGCCTTGGGCATGACCACTTCGTCCAGGCACGCCTGGATGTCGGCTGCGGCAGCGCGGCCATAGACGAAGCATTCCAGCAGCGAGTTGCTGGCCATGCGGTTGGCGCCATGCAGGCCGGTGAAGCTGGTTTCGCCGATGGCATACAGCCCCGGCACATCGGTGTGGCCGCGGTCGTCCACCATCACCCCGCCACAGGTATAGTGCGCCGCCGGTACCACCGGGATCGGCTGGCGGGTGATGTCGATGCCAAAGGCCAGGCAACGCTCATAGACGGTGGGGAAGTGGCTCTTGATGAAGTCGGCCGGCTTGTGGGTAATGTCCAGGTACACGCAGTCCACACCCAGGCGCTTCATCTCATGGTCGATGGCACGAGCCACGATGTCACGCGGGGCCAGCTCTTCGCGCGGATCGAAGCGTGGCATGAAGCGCTCGCCATTGGGCAGGCGCAGCAGGGCGCCTTCGCCGCGCAGGGCTTCGGTGATAAGGAAACTCTTGGCTTGCGGGTGGTACAGGCAGGTTGGGTGAAACTGGTTGAATTCCAGGTTCGCCACCCGGCAACCGGCGCGCCAGGCCATGGCGATGCCGTCGCCGCAGGCGCCATCGGGGTTGCTGGTATACAAGTAGACCTTGGCTGCGCCGCCGGTGGCCAGCACGGTGAAGCGTGCGCCGAAGGTGTCCACTTCGCCCGTGTTGCGGTCGAGCACGTAGGCACCCAGGCAGCGCTCGCCAGGCAGGCCAAGGCGCCGTTCGGTGATCAGGTCGATCGCCACGCGCTGCTCCAGCAACTGGATGTTCGGGCGCAGGCGGGCCTGGGCCAGCAGCGTGGTGAAGATAGCGGCACCGGTGGCGTCGGCAGCATGGATGATGCGCCGGTGGCTATGGCCGCCTTCGCGGGTCAGGTGGAATTCGAAGCCACCATCGTCGACGCTGTAGTGCTCATCGCGGGTAAAAGGCACGCCTTGCTCGATCAGCCACTCGATGGCTTCACGGCTGTGCTCGACGGTAAAGCGCACCGCCTCTTCATGGCACAGGCCACCGCCGGCGTTGAGGGTGTCCTCGACATGCGACTGTACGGTATCGCTATTGTCCAGCACTGCTGCGACGCCGCCCTGGGCCCAGAAGGTCGAGCCGTTGGCCAGGTCGCCCTTGCTGAGCACGGCGACGCGCAGGTGGCTGGGCAGGTTCAGTGCCAGGCTGAGACCG encodes the following:
- the ygfZ gene encoding CAF17-like 4Fe-4S cluster assembly/insertion protein YgfZ, producing MADSAFFCPLSHEGILAVRGSDAGKFLQGQLTCNINYLSQQHASLGARCMVKGRMQSSFRILPEGNGYLLAMASELLDAQLADLKKYAVFSKATLADESAAWARFGLQGGDTALQALGLDVPAAAGSTARHAGLIAIAVSAGRVELWAPADDAGRVHQALAAALPEGSLNDWLLGQVRAGIGQVMGPTRELFIPQMINLQAVDGVSFKKGCYTGQEIVARMQYLGKLKRRQYRLALDQQAIPAPGEEIFSPTHGSSVGEVVLAASTGTGCELLAVLSAEAVDDDNLHLGSLGGPRLQVLSLPYELDRDREIQR
- a CDS encoding protein YgfX; the encoded protein is MSSPSECFECRWQGSCLLLTAYLGCQVLAWLAIWASPLSGWQALAVAAACIAHAGWAIPRRILLTHEHAVTGLRRDARGWYVFSRALGWQPVRLCRDSVALPALVVLRFERAGRWLGQSQCVPGDALGADEHRRLRVRLKFSRRRWAEVSRA
- a CDS encoding succinate dehydrogenase assembly factor 2, whose translation is MVEQTELNRLFWHSRRGMLELDVLLVPFTQEVYPTLNQADRELYVRLLSCEDQDMFGWFMERTESEDPELQRMVRIILDRVQPK
- a CDS encoding Bug family tripartite tricarboxylate transporter substrate binding protein produces the protein MTFSLRRLALATGCLLLAGNVLAGEPKRPECIAPASPGGGFDLTCKLVQSALVQEKILSKPMRVTYMPGGVGAVAYNAVVAQRPADAGTLVAWSSGSLLNLAQGKFGRFDENAVKWLAAVGTSYGAIAVKSDSPYKTLDDLVAALKKDPSKVVIGSGGTVGSQDWMQTALIAKAAGINPRDLRYVALEGGGEIATALLGGHIQVGSTDISDSMPHIQSGNMRILAVFAENRLNEPEMRDIPTAREQGYDIVWPVVRGFYLGPKVSDEDYAWWKQSFDKMLASEDFAKLRDQRELFPFAMTGEELDGYVKKQVADYKTLAREFGLIQ
- a CDS encoding tripartite tricarboxylate transporter TctB family protein codes for the protein MILQRIFALVLLAVCAALAVMAWPYQAAFSYEPVGPRAYPLLMLGLMGLGLLYLVFRPTPIVRKDDEPELDRETLIKISACVGLLIVFASTFEALGFILSAILIGVPMARLYGGRWLHSFIVVAGMSLFLYWLFDRVMDVPLPLGLLSVLEN
- a CDS encoding sensor histidine kinase, encoding MRDNGSLRGRLLGNLALLLVVLMLASGLSAYWNGREAADTAYDRTLLASARTIAAGLSQRDGSLSADVPYVALDTFAYDSAGRIYYQVLDIQQRLISGYENLPPPPPGTPRTDDYPALARFYNATYLGQDVRVVSLLKPVSEPNMNGMAEIRVAETEEARVRMARGLMADTLLRLGMLALGALVLVWFAVSAALRPLERLRTAVEERQPDDLRALPVVQVQHELGPLVRALNHFTERLRGQFERQAQFIADAAHELRTPLAALKARVELGLRSAEPEEWRQTLESAAQGTDRLTHLANQLLSLARVENGARAIAEGGAQRLDLSQLARELGMAMAPLAHKRGVALALEAEAPVWLKGEPTLLNELLSNLVDNALAHTPVGGNVILRVLAPAVLEVEDDGPGIPEAERERVFERFYRRSAQGSGLGLAIVGEICRAHLAQVSLHDGEKGGLRVRVSFIAD
- a CDS encoding HDOD domain-containing protein; amino-acid sequence: MNKLAEMVQAQLLEAIEKDDLVLPTLPEVALSIREAAEDSEISVAALSKVIGRDAALSARLIKVVNSPLLRAAVEVTDLHTAITRLGVNYSCNLAIGLVIEQIFHARAPAVEQKLRDIWANSLDVAGISYEICRRFTQLKPDQATLGGLVHQIGALPVLIYAEEHNELLSDPVCLHYVIEHIQPVLGDKILKAWEFPEQLVKLPSQVQDLDRQTDSIDYIDIVQIARCISQPGRHRPLVALPAYRHLGLPFGTELEVGELIDARSMLR
- a CDS encoding OprD family porin — its product is MLSLQPQAFTPTRSFAARPSAIASALALAGVAPMSQAAFFEDSTATFETRNMYFNRDFRDGTSAQQSKRDEWAQGFILNFESGYTDGTVGFGLDALGMLGIKLDSSPDRTDTGLLPTHDDGKAADEYSKLGLTGKVKVSQSELKIGTLIPELPTLQPNDGRILPQTFEGGLLTSKEIKGLTFTGGRLDKAKDRNDTNWEDLALNNKNGRFGGSFSADNLDLAGLDYQFTDRITGSYHFAQLDDIYRQHFIGMLATQPWGPGTFGADLRLAVSDDAGAGKAGNIDNTTINGMLSYALGGHKVSAAWQQLSGDSAFPYVDGADPYLVNFVQINDFANADERSWQARYDYNFAALGIPGLTFMTRYISGDNVSRAAGGEGKEWERDTEMKYVVQSGPLKNVAVRLRNATFRSNFARDADEVRLLVSYSVALW
- a CDS encoding tripartite tricarboxylate transporter permease, translated to MDTLSYLGQGFGVALSPYNLVTALTGTLIGTVVGLLPGLGPINGVALLIPIAFALGLPPESALILLAAVYLGCEYGGRISSILLNIPGEASTVMTTLDGYPMARNGLAGVALSLSAWSSFIGALIATCGMVLFAPLLAKWAIAFGPAEYFVLMVFAIVALGGMAGDKPLKTFIAALIGLFLSAVGIDANSGVYRFTGDSVHLADGIQFVVLVLGLFSISEILLLLEKTHHGHQAVKATGRMLFNLKEAASVFVVNIRCGLLGFVMGVLPGAGATLASAVAYMTEKRLAGEKGNFGKGDARGLAAPETAIGASCCGALVPMLTLGVPGSGTTAVMIGALTLYNITPGPLLFEQQPDIVWGLIASLFVANIMLVILNIPMIRIFTRILAVPNWALVPVIAIITAIGVYAVHATTFDLFLMVGIGIMGYILRKLDFPLSPILLGFILGGLMEQNLRRALSISNGELGILWSSTISMSVWVLTICMLTLPLLRSWRKRSLQRRAMADA
- a CDS encoding AbrB family transcriptional regulator — encoded protein: MPDRGLPLFVVTGLVGLAGGFAASKVGWPLPWMVGSLLAIILVRCLTPWQLPEIPNGRKCGQCIIGIGIGLHFTPAVIEQVASHFALIFFGALFISLSSVISVWLLRRSGEDRATAFFASMPGGSGEMVNLGARNGAVLSQVAAAQSLRVLAVVLCVPALFKFLLGDGVPMNHTGSVSWGWLAVIAPLGVAAALLWQRLRQPNPWLFGPLLVAATLSLAGNLQIALPHGASQIGQWLIGSGLACHFNRAFFRRAPSFLLRTLVATALCMAIAASAAWVLSIMTALDLRSLTLGMMPGGIAEMSLTAETLQLSVPLVTALQVMRLLLVLFLAEPLFRLWSARPE
- a CDS encoding response regulator: MRVLLVEDHLQLAESVAQALKSHGLTVDVLHDGVAADLALASEEYAVAVLDVGLPRMDGFEVLARLRGRGKTLPVLMLTARSDVKDRVHGLNLGADDYLAKPFELTELEARVKALLRRSVLGGERQQRCGPLVYDLDTRRFALGNDNLTLTSREQSVLEALIARPGRVMSKEQLAAQVFGLDEEASPDAIEIYIHRLRKKLDGHPVAIVTFRGLGYLLEHRDA